From the genome of Patagioenas fasciata isolate bPatFas1 chromosome 17, bPatFas1.hap1, whole genome shotgun sequence, one region includes:
- the CLDN5 gene encoding claudin-5: MTSSAVEILGLGLGILGWVGVILACGLPMWQVSAFIDVNIVVAQTIWEGLWMNCVVQSTGQMQCKVYDSILALPAEVQAGRALTVVVALLGLVALMVTVVGAQCTNCIQPGKMKSRIVIAGGAIYILCGVLVLIPLCWFANIVIRDFYDPTVPTSQKREMGAALYIGWAATALLLFGGCLICCCSCSQRDETSFPVKYSAPRRPTSNGEYDKKNYV; encoded by the coding sequence ATGACTTCGTCGGCGGTGGAGATTTTGGGGCTGGGACTGGGCAtcctgggctgggtgggggtgaTCCTGGCCTGCGGGCTGCCAATGTGGCAGGTGTCGGCCTTCATCGACGTGAACATCGTGGTGGCGCAGACCATCTGGGAAGGGCTGTGGATGAACTGCGTggtgcagagcacagggcagaTGCAGTGCAAGGTGTACGACTCCATCCTGGCGCTGCCGGCCGAGGTGCAGGCGGGGCGGGCGCTCACGGTCGTCGTGGCGCTGCTGGGGCTGGTGGCGCTGATGGTGACCGTGGTGGGCGCGCAGTGCACCAACTGCATCCAGCCCGGCAAGATGAAGTCCCGCATCGTGATCGCCGGCGGAGCCATCTACATCCTCTGCGGGGTCCTGGTCCTCATCCCACTCTGCTGGTTCGCCAACATCGTCATCAGGGACTTCTACGACCCCACGGTGCCGACGTCCCAGAAGCGGGAGATGGGGGCCGCGCTTTACATCGGCTGGGCGgccacagccctgctgctctTCGGGGGCTGCCtcatctgctgctgctcctgctcccagcGTGACGAGACCTCTTTCCCCGTCAAGTACTCGGCGCCGCGGCGGCCCACGTCCAACGGCGAGTACGACAAGAAGAACTACGTCTGA